A region from the Pelecanus crispus isolate bPelCri1 chromosome 11, bPelCri1.pri, whole genome shotgun sequence genome encodes:
- the CFAP251 gene encoding cilia- and flagella-associated protein 251, with translation MLQNLLWIAPPLPWRLLGGRCGRWWWPVRPLVQPLPGNGSRMQTEAGTGVMLPGRRVTVRVDGSSEVIPEEPTRGRSEVSSEPMETSQDGQTAQEMAVPPEQDPLAAAKEKEGAPEDAGADALLGPLWPPSGMGIRGTLPHSGCREQETQQRSGKDDGHDSSASLVWAATPGMLFQEDKQIRHHPLSLSWVLGYNSSLAVHSLMDREDRVLLYVSSHTVVIHDILGNRQYHLQGHTNVISCLCVSEDKRWVATADRGPDALIIVWDSFSGIPVRTIFESHPEDGVSAIAISQDMKYLATISAGTVQRVCVWKWTSPTEKPMCSTELRPEFGYQDYVIFNPQNSYEFVSNSKTQVIFYLWGNAGLQYSAPLLSSQTFNSMVGHFSQSVFHFNNSQALTSTSAGKLVVWDVASPRNPSTELQVKRHSMKATKLVPMQKDSLTVLMVFESCIVTGDVKGQVKFYNGELQLLACYSHDKVGPIRSISFSKTLPDPARASSAFSTSCTSSSQPFVARNFILSTSDATVLHVATDRTNFEKVMEEAKKAVNAIACHPRQALVAVGSHCGLLKVWDYQQTKYLVSRIFPKASIQCLSYDPEGYFLAAGFTDGGVYILDAISLQSSCKQFKFSHGAVTHISFSHNSEYLATADEKYSVTVYKRVLRNGSRCWEHLAGLHSHYKPIRSILFGVQLDSNEPRLLSIGEDRQLVEYDLNSSSKDHLVVLRKDRVEQVAVPLCLAWYPQLSTESFILTANNCYKMKLYNTTTKMCRKTLLGPTYGSPLEKIQILPTTNTTDPQKCYLAYMTKDKVGLQILPIDGNPHKSSAFICHPDGVSDLASSYDGRYIFTAGGHDHTVMKWEVNLNALDAAASLGGEDLIPFYNLLDGGREGEFFRELEDYFYYAQLRSHGIDTLETRQVSTHIPLEEIPSVMRAMGFYPSEEKIEEMINEVKFSKYVDTGEQVTKINLGDFIKLYINHRPAFGLSMKKIQRAFQVLGYDNENGDTVIDRGDLLLLLQCRGEHMTEDELAQCLTTLLGKHPRGGGPEPDTYDPSGAAALTEEEIPEEITAEIFAADILGLPVAEPERKNRKKER, from the exons ATGTTGCAAAACCTGCTGTGGATAG ccccccctctcccctggcGCTTACTGGGCGGCCGTTGCGGCCGTTGGTGGTGGCCGGTGCGGCCGTTGGTGCAGCCGTTGCCTGGGAACGGCAGTCGGATGCAAACAGAAGCGGGGACCGGCGTGATG CTCCCTGGAAGGAGAGTGACGGTGAGGGTGGATGGGTCAAGTGAAGTTATACCAGAGGAGCCAACTCGGGGAAGATCAGAAGTAAGCAGCGAGCCCATGGAGACATCCCAGGATGGACAGACAGCTCAGGAGATGGCCGTGCCGCCTGAGCAG gacccccttgctgctgccaaggagaaggaaggagcaccAGAGGATGCTGGAGCAGATGCACTGCTGGGTCCCCTGTGGCCTCCTTCAGGGATGGGAATCCGAGgcaccct CCCTCActcaggctgcagggagcaggaaaCACAGCAGAGGAGCGGGAAGGATGATGGGCATGACAGCTCTGCCAGCTTGGTGTGGGCGGCCACGCCAGGGATGCTCTTCCAGGAGGACAAGCAGATCAGACATCACCCCCTC AGCCTGTCCTGGGTGTTGGGCTACAACAGCAGCCTGGCCGTGCACAGCCTGATGGACAGGGAGGACCGGGTGCTTCTGTATGTCTCCTCCCACACGGTGGTCATCCACGACATCCTGGGCAACAGGCAGTACCACCTGCAG GGCCACACAAATGTAATTTCTTGCCTGTGTGTGAGCGAAGACAAGCGCTGGGTTGCAACTGCTGATCGAGGGCCAGATGCTCTGATCATCGTGTGGGATTCCTTCTCCGG GATACCGGTGCGCACCATCTTTGAGAGTCATCCCGAGGATGGGGTCAGTGCTATCGCTATTTCCCAGGATATGAAGTATTTGGCAACCATTAGTGCTGGTACAGTGCAG AGAGTTTGTGTTTGGAAGTGGACTTCACCCACAGAGAAACCCatgtgcagcacagagctgaggCCTGAGTTTGGGTATCAG GATTATGTCATTTTTAACCCTCAAAATTCCTATGAGTTTGtcagcaacagcaaaacccAGGTGATATTTTACCTGTGG GGCAATGCTGGTTTGCAGTACAGCGCTCCACTCCTGAGCAGCCAG ACCTTCAACAGCATGGTGGGACACTTCAGCCAGTcggtttttcattttaacaactCACAAGCTCTGACAAGCACCTcagctgggaagctggtggTGTGGGATGTGGCCAGTCCCCGCAACCCCTCCACGGAACTGCAAGTCAAGCGGCACAGCATGAAGGCCACCAAACTGGTGCCTATGCAGAAGGACAGCCTTACTGTGCTCATGGTGTTTGAGAG CTGCATAGTAACAGGTGATGTGAAAGGTCAGGTTAAATTCTATAAtggagagctgcagctcctcgcCTGCTACAGCCACGACAAAGTGGGTCCCATTCGGTCCATCTCCTTCTCCAAAACTCTTCCTGATCCTGCCCGTGCgtcctcagccttctccaccTCCTGCACCTCCAGCAGCCAGCCCTTCGTTGCCAG GAACTTTATCCTTTCAACCTCTGATGCAACAGTGCTCCATGTTGCAACAGACAGGACAAACTTTGAAAAAGTCATGGAAGAGGCGAAGAAAGCTGTGAATGCCATTGCCTGTCACCCCCGGCAGGCACTCGTTGCTGTGGGGAGTCACTGTGGTCTGCTGAAGGTGTGGGACTACCAGCAGACCAAGTACCTCGTTAGCAGGATATTCCCGAAGGCCAGCATCCAGTGCTTGTCCTATGACCCTGAAG GTTATTTTCTGGCCGCTGGTTTTACTGATGGAGGTGTTTACATCCTCGATGCCATTTCCCTTCAGTCCAGCTGCAAACAGTTCAAGTTCTCACATGGTGCCGTGACTCATATTAGCTTCTCTCACAATTCGGAGTACCTCGCAACTGCC GATGAGAAATACTCCGTGACTGTTTACAAGAGAGTCCTGCGAAATGGGAGCAGATGCTGGGAACACCTAGCAGGGCTGCACTCCCACTACAAACCCATCCGGAGCATCCTCTTTGGGGTCCAGTTAGACAGCAACGAGCCCAGGCTCCTGAGCATTGGGGAGGACCGGCAGCTG GTTGAATATGacctgaacagcagcagcaaggaccATCTGGTGGTCTTGCGCAAGGACCGGGTAGAGCAGGTTGCTGTGCCCCTGTGCTTGGCCTGGTACCCACAGCTCAGCACTGAGTCCTTTATCCTCACTGCCAACAACTGCTACAAAATGAAACTCTACAACACGACGACCAAAATGTGCAG AAAGACCCTTTTGGGACCAACCTATGGCTCCCCGTTGGAGAAGATACAAATCCTCCCAACAACAAACACTACGGACCCCCAGAAATGCTATCTGGCATACATGACAAAGGACAAG GTGGGCTTGCAGATTTTGCCCATCGATGGCAACCCCCACAAGTCCTCAGCTTTCATTTGCCACCCCGATGGTGTCTCCGACCTTGCTAGCTCCTACGACGGACGCTACATCTTTACAGCGGGGGGGCACGACCACACTGTTATGAAATGGGAGGTCAACCTAAA TGCCTtggatgctgctgcttccctgggtGGGGAGGACTTGATCCCATTCTACAACCTACTGGATGGCGGCAGAGAAGGCGAATTCTTCAGG GAACTGGAAGACTATTTTTACTATGCACAGCTGCGCAGCCATGGTATTGATACACTGGAGACCAGACAGGTGTCAACACATATTCCCTTGGAGGAAATTCCTTCTGTaatgagagcaatgggattttATCCATCAGAGGAAAAG ATTGAAGAAATgataaatgaagtaaaattcaGCAAGTACGTGGATACTGGAGAACaagtgacaaaaataaatttagggGATTTTATCAAACTTTATATAAATCATCGACCTGCGTTTGGCttgtcaatgaaaaaaatacaacgAGCGTTTCAGGTTCTTGGTTATGATAATGAGAACGGAGACACAGTTATTGACAGAGGAGACTTACTGTTGCTGCTTCAGTGCAGAG GAGAGCATATGACAGAGGACGAGCTGGCGCAGTGTCTGACCACCCTGCTGGGCAAGCATCCTAGGGGAGGAGGACCTGAACCGGACACCTACGATCCCTCAG GTGCAGCAGCTTTGACTGAAGAAGAAATTCCGGAGGAAATCACAGCAGAGATATTTGCTGCTGACATTCTTGGCTTACCTGTGGCTGaaccagaaagaaagaacaggaaaaaagagaggtgA